From the genome of Chlorocebus sabaeus isolate Y175 chromosome 21, mChlSab1.0.hap1, whole genome shotgun sequence:
aggTTTATGGGGGGACATACAGTCTTGAGTCAAACAAACTTAGTCTCTGCCCTTATAGTACTGTACAGAGTGCAATATTAATGTTACATACAATCAGAGCTGTAAGAAATCAGTGAGAGTTTTGCTTTATAGGGAAAATGAAATTTGTGTTGTGCCTTGAAAGAACTTCCTATTCTCACCTTGACTATCCTTCAGTGATCGGTGCTGTTACCTCCTGTCATTGCTGCTGCATCGCTCATTGAGCATATGGAGACctctagttttgtttgtttttaatagatgcggccttgctgtgttgcccaggctggtgtcaaattcctggcctcaagtgatcctgcctccctcagcttccggagtagctgggattataggcgtgagctgctgtgcccagcaggCTCTGAGACCTTTAGTTTCGATATCATCCTTTTCCCCACATTCTCGAGCCACTGTTGAATCTACTTCAATATCTGTCCAGTCTAATCCCCATAATCCAGATCTTCAACCACTCTTTTGGCAGGCAGTCTCAACCTCTTGGGGCTCTGTTTTTCTGCAACCCCAATACTATAAACTTCCAACTACAGATTAGTCCAAGCATCCAACTTCTCCTGAACTAACTAGGGCCGATGACTCTTCTGtaggaaaaaaaccacacaccTGAGAGGATTGAAGCCACCATAGTATATTGCCTCAAACAAGTTTGTTTTATCTTTAGTAATCCTGTGCAGTCCTGGTCCCTTTCTTCCATTCATTCTCCTTACTGTATATTCTGAATGATCATCCATTCTTCAGCAGTTAGCCCGTTTTCTCCCTTTACTGAGAAAATTGATGGCAacaattatgttaaaaaaaaaagtgtagttaACTAACACCCTGAACTATGCCGTTCCCTCTCAATCGCCCAACATATTTATGTACGTATTCACTGTCTAAGGCCCACTCCATCTGTTGTTTGATAGCCTGATGACTGTGAAGTACTACATTAGGCAGGGTGGTGGACATTCTTATCCCTTAGAGTTCCATAAAAGTAGCACCCAGAAAGAACAATGGATCTGATACATGGTACTTCTTCAAATATATGttgaagaataaatgaatctCCCGCTTGACTCTCAGCTAACATTCTGCATGAGTTATTCCATCTCCTTCCTAGAGCTTCAATTTGCCCCCTCCCTGCTTTGGCTCTTTCCTGTCCAACTGTCTGTTTAAGAGAAAGAGATGCCAGTAAAGGACCCTCACTGCTATGAGCTCCCCTCCTGCTGTATTAACCacttttcccttcctcttcatAGCCATGCTTCTTCAATGTTAGCAGTAGATGATGTTACTGCTTTTAgaacttttattaaaatacatgtttctCTTGAGCAGGGAATgtatcctgaatatccttgtgtATTAGTACCTATTTTTGTATCTTCTGGGCAATCAATAAGCAGTCCAGAAATGTGTATTAAAATGAACTGAACTGAATATTCTTTGGTTAACAGAGGGTAATGGAAAGAATTGATCTGATCTCtgcttggttatttattttttaaattcatttggaGTATGAATATTAGAGACATATGTGGTTTGCAACGCCCACCAGGGGTCTTTTTCAGTTCTTTCCTAACTATCAATGTTTCGAAAGTGGCTTCTCTACAATCCCCTTTGTGACTCTGATCCTTGCAGGTGAAGGAGTACCTCCTGGCAGCTATGGGAACTATGGCTATGCTAATAGTGGGTATAGTGCctgtgaagaagaaaatgagaggcTCACTGAAAGTCTGAGAAGCAAAGTAACTGCTATAAAATCTGTAAGTGTATAACaaattttatatgtgttttaattcatctatttctatacatatataattataaactaTATTCTTATTGACATCATCCTAAGGAATTCATTTACTCAGATATTGTGGTTTTGTGAGGTCAAAGTACACTCAAAATTTAGACTGTGCTTTGAGTGAgttagaaaatgtggcaaatcaaaagataggttttttttttaatacttaagAAAAATCTCCAGCTGTTTTTTATATACTGTGTGCTGTCTGCTGTAATGTCTCAAACAGAGCTGTCCATCTTCCACCCCCAAGTAGCTCTTCtgctttttttaatccagtcttcTAAGCTATAAATCTTGGTCTTTCTTATTTCTACCTTTGTACTTCATTTCGGTCACTGAGTATTACAATGTCTTTCTGATGTTTCTATCTTTGCCTTTCTATTTCTAATACTATcccctggttttcttttctttctttttttttttttttttttgagatggagttttgctcttgttgcccaggctggagtgcaatggcacggttttagctccctgaaacctctgcctctcctgggttaaagcaatccccctgtctcagcctcccaagtagctgcgattacaggcacccgccaccacacctggctaatttttgtatttttagtagggacagggttttaccatgttggccagctggtcttgaactccttaactcaggtgatccgcccaccttggcgtcccaaagtgctggaattacaggtgtgagcccctgtgcccggacTATCCCCTGGTTTTCTTAGTTGAACTATTGGAAGAACCTCTTAACCTATCTGTTCCTGGTTTTTTGCACATTATGATCTGAGTTATATAATCATTGCCACAGTcctcttttagaatattttaaagcttGCATCCTGCACTCCCAGAAGTCTTCAGTGTCCTTCCACGATTTAATAAAGTTCATGCTTCATAGCTTGATTAAATCAGATAGATCTTTCAAAAATTGGGCTTAGCTTATCTCTCAACACTTCCAGAATCTGTATGTGCTTTCTACTAGACAAAAAAGTAACTTTTCTTCTTATGAACATAAGACCATTTGTGCCATTTCTGTAGCACTTATTCATATTGATTTGCATTGGCCTTATTTGTATGTAAAAGGAATTTACCAGAATGCAGGTTTTCTATTGTACTTACTTTATATTCTATATAGCACCTAGCATAATTCCTTATCAGTGGTGTTAATTGAGTAAATTTGTATTGATCAAAGGAATTACACGAAGatgattttaataatatatgtgaTTGATACTGCATTATAATGAACATGACGTTCACTTGTAAAGCATTCAGTAGAAGTCCATGTTGATAAAACTTAATTGGTATTTCATTATAATCTTTGGAAAATCAAATTACATTCAGCTGGAGACCTTTAGATTTTGAAACAGGAttgttttcaaagtcatattAAACTAAAATAAGTTGATTTATGAACTGAGTAATATTGTATaatgccaattttaaaaatacaacacttGGAAGGACTTAAGAattaaatgcctttaaaaaaaaccctaatgTAGATAATTTAGATTACTTGTTAGAAGAAAGTTGTGAtgttctggaaatatttttctttggcaTAAATGACAGTGATAGAAGTTGAGTAATGTGGACAATCTAGCTTTATAGTTACTTTATTATCTCTGAGTTGTTAAATCTGGCAGGAAAGCTCATGTTCTGATCTACAGAATTCTAGTATGGTTTTGTGTCAGTATTATCCCATGTGCTTTCACACACATGAAGAACAATATTTGCAGTGGTTTACCAAGATTTTCAGTAGATGattctgtttatttaaatatcttgGAAGTAAAGCCTTTGATGAATCTGTCCTATAAAGTATTAGATAGATTTTAGTTTGAATAGCTGTCGTAATTACCTATAGTATTGTGTTTTGTAAGCTATGGCTCTTTTCTGTGGAGCTTCAGAAAGTAacactaatatatatttttttcaatttattatcatattttaaagcaaaaacctTTAAAATCTAAGGAAATAATCAATTTAGACATATTTAAAGTAATGTAACATTTCATtaggaaaatattaaatacttttgtCTAGATTTGAATTGGTTGTATGGGTATTTGTCAATCTTTTGAAATGTAAGAAggttgggtactgggcttaattcttgggtgatgaaataatctgtacaacaaatccatgtgacatgagtttacctgtatagCAAACCTTCACctgtaccccaaacctaaaataaaagttaaaaaaaaatatatatgtaatttataaaatataataaataataaataaaatgtaagaaggAAATATACAGATATTTGTAGGAATTTGTAGCTTTTGTAGGaatataataaagatataaaagcATGCAAGTATAAGAGAATCAGAGAGAAGTAGTACATACCAAATTAAAAGATGGAATTGAATATtaagatgaaattaaaataaagaagaaagaggaaatgtcCATAATTTTGAGGAGTAGAAATTCCAaattccaactttattttttattgagctTGATGGAAAGAGTATCAGAAGAAGAGAATTTGTGTCTAGAAGAccatttcatttcagaaaatgtgTATGCTTAGAATgacattatttttagtttataatcTTGAATACTTTTATGTGAGTAATCATGTGTATACCTTCTTCTTTACAGCTTTCCATTGAAATAGGCCATGAAGTTAAAACCCAGAATAAATTATTATCTGAAATGGTAAGTGgttatgtttttaagaaatttgaTCTAATATTTGCGaataataaaatttcaacttttattcattttgaaatagaTACAGAGATCCTAAGTCCTTGATTCCCATCCATTTGTATCTAATGTGTTTGGAATAACTAAAGGTTTATTTTTTGCCATGCTTTTGCGTTTTTCATCTCATCTCACACATGTAAGTGGGAGGAACAAGTGGAAGCCAATATATCTTTAATCCTGTTTTTAGAAAGATTGTTAAAAACTCAAGACAAATGACTATTTTGAGTAGTCTTAGAAATCTCAATAGTAGAGACTGCTAGTAATTTATTAACCAAGCAATCAAAAAGCACTTTATATCCAACCAACCAACTGTCGTTCACTTAATGGAAACTTACTCTTTTGCTTGATTTCCTAAGGATCATGTCTGAAAAAAGTGCTCATAAATTTGAACAGCCTGGAACCTTTTCTCTCTAACAAcatataccttttcttttttttttttttttttttttttttttgagacggagtcttgctctgtgcccaggctggagtgcagtggccggatctcagctcactgcaagctccgcctcccgggttcacgtcattctcctgcctcagcctccagagtagctgggactacaggcgcccgccaccgcgcccggctagttttttgtattttttagtagagacggggtttcaccgtgttagccaggatggtctcgatctcctgacttcgtgatccgcccgtctcggcctcccaaagtgctgggattacaggcttgagccaccgcgcccggccccttttctTGTTAGAGTCCTCTTCCATTTGTTAATGTTTATCTTGAATGTCACGCTTCTCTGAACCTTCTCTGGTTCcatgtgcttttaaaattgtGCTATTCAAAAATGAATTTGGCATCAAAAGCAATGTTCTTGCTAAGCTTGTGCGCTGTAATCAGCTAGGgacctctttaaaaatgtattgaagagACAATGTATTCTGTCTTTAAATACACGGATTTAGAATTTTGTGGGGAGGGATCTAgacataaatattttgaaagaagcaTCTccggtgattctgatgcataacTGTGGTGAAGAACCATAGATCTAAAGTGTATGAGCCACATAGACACTGAGCTGTACAAAGGATATTATTATGCCAGGGCCTTTACATCTCAGGATATTAAAATTTCTGTGAAAGTATGTGTAATATTTCTAGTCCATACCTAGGCCTGTCTCATCTTTAGGATTTTCCAGCTATGTTTTAATATGGTAGGTTTTCCCCGTCCATATTTATAGTCCTTATCACATTTTACTACCTCTATATGATGTTCTCTTAACTTTTAATAGACTACTTCAAAGTCAGCTGTCTAAACAAAAGGATATTAAAAGTAAAGgtccaaggccgggcgcggtagctcatgcctgtaatcccaacattttgggaggatgaggtgggcggattacccaAGGTCagtagtttaagaccagcctggccaacatggtgaaaccacatctctactaaaaataccaaaaaattaactggacgtggtggcctgcgcctgtagtccctgctacttgggaggctgaggcaggagaatcacttgaacctgggaggcagaggttgcagtgagctcagattgcaccactgcactccaagatgggcaacagagcgagactgcatctctaaataaataaataaataaataaataaataaataaataaataaaggtacaTTTAACTGTTAACCATATTACATTTTGGATGAATTCCTCTTCTTGGGTAGCAATCAACCATTTGACCTTGGGGAGCaatgacacaacaaaaaatgggaagaaaaatctGTGTGATAATGCACAAAGTACTTACATTtattgttaattcttttttatccACATAATTGGAATAACACCTAAATAGTTTTGAGTTGTTGAATTACTCTGTGGGGCTGAAGGAAGTGTTTATTGGACAGTGAAAGAGCTTTTTATTCACTGAGAGTATTACTGTATTTTGCATGGAGAAATCAGGCTGATTATCCAAGGTTATCAACAGGTTCCTGAATTAATTAAACACAAAACTGTCATTACAAATGTACTATGGTAACAGTTATTCAGTTACTTGGATGTGCATATGTAGACTTAAAATCtaactattatattttatttgcctttatcTCTGATAGGATTCACAATTTGATTCCACAACTGGATTTCTAGGTAAAACTATGGGGAAACTGAAGATTTTATCCAGAGGGAGCCAAACAAAGCTGCTGTGCTATATGatgctgttttctttatttgtcttttttatcatttattgGATTATTAAACTGAGGTGATGCATGTAATTGTGCATTTGGAATTTGTTCCAACTTAATGGCTTGGAGTACCACTTTGATAAAAATCAGCATCAAAACATTCCTTGTGTTCAAATACTGTGGCATTTTCCATTGAAAATTGctgaattttgcttattttataaatCACATTAGTTAATACACGGCTCTTTGAATACTGTTTCTTAATGACTCATTTTAGCCCCTATTTTCAGGGGTAGTGAGATGGTATGGCTCCACTGATTTCCAgtatgtttttctattatttgccAACTGTCAGATTAAATAGcattataatattttgttgtaaTCATAAATGCAGGTTTATGTCCCATGTAAGGAAACTTAGTGGGAGAGTAACAATACCTGGAGAGCCTAACTCTGAGCTCTTGAAGTAGTCAACCAGTTTGTGGTAGAATGGTAATTGAATTTTCCTAACTGCATCAACGAATGATATACTCCCTTCTCCTTTATTTAGTTAAAATCGTAGGCTGATTTCTTTTTACTTACAATCTTCCTAATAATTTTTGATGATAATGACCCCTCATTTCTTTCTGCCCGAAGACCTCATTCTTTAAATAAAGCTTGTTATTTTGGCATATTTCTGGTAGGGCCTATTGCACATGTGTATCAATATAGTTATTGTTTCATATTAACTTTATAAATTCTCTTGGCTTATAatagttttatgatttttactATGTAGGTAGGATATTTGATTATCATTTGTGACAGAATAATGTGAAGTTAAGTAATTACTGAACTCTAAATGGAAATAGTATGCAAGAAACTCAGACGTTGAACTTGAAGATAAGAATATTGTTGCTTTAATCCAGTGTATttgttaatgaaaagaaaaacataaaggcagACTGTTgagtaaaaaaaatattaaaatattgttaaatattctGTATTACTATTTTGGAAtttgtccatttataggctctgaaaataaatttttaaataaaatatattagttgACTGTGTTGCTTCCTTGTTTAAGCCTCTTTTACATTCTTAATAGGATCTGAGAAATGGTCCTGAAAACTCAGATTCCAACCCAAATCAAGCaaagctaatatttgtattgttGGAATTTGcttcaaacaaataagcaaatcttgactgtatttcaaaaatctctttaattctttatatttttgattatgaatgtattttctttgattttattgagttttcaattctttttgctCATCCCCAATAACCTGTCAATTTGGGTCCTGTTTTTACTGGCTGCATTTGTCATTATTTGGGCCTCTACCTGACAGGTTAAAACCAACGGAATTGAGTGTGGTTAAGTGACTTAAACAGACAAACCTGAGGTGTGATGGGAGAGGCACTGGTTTGAGTTACATGACCTGGGTTCACATCTCTGTTCCTTCACTTGCTCAGTGCTTTTGTCCTTGATTTCTTCATTACACCATCTATTTCATAGGATAATTGTGAGAAGTAGATAATGTATTGTAAAGTGTCTGGCATGTGATAATCACAATAAATGTTGGTTCTCACTAACAGAAATTCTCAGAAAAGATAGTTATTTTAAGGACAAGACAATAGGTTGTTTTCAGGCTTTGAGGTGATGAAATTCCTCCAAGTAGGTATTTTCATCAGACAATTGGAGAGTGACCCATTCATTCAAGAAGTTTTTAACTGTACTTTGTGCCAAGTATGTGACACCAGAGCTCAGGGGAGACTCAGAAATCATTGTCAATAATTAAAGTTGTGAAAAACGGGAAGAGCAGAAGGCCAAAGAAAATGACTTAAAGATGAAAACAGGATAATCAACAATGGAAGCAGAGGATATCAAAGCTTTAGGAAAACCAGTGATGGCAAGAGAAGGATGGATTTCAGGATTGTTTGGCTATTTTATGAAagtactttgtaaaatatttaaaaactttaaatgtggATAGTATCATCAAACAGAGATTTCAGGAAAAGGGATTTGGGGTGGTATAAAAGTGATTCTCATCACCGCATGGTTCAACAtttcttatgatttttatttctaagtactATGTAAAGTAGGTCTCTACCTGGCATTTTGTCTTGCTCGTTCACATCACTGTGTCTGCTGAGATTCCTGGCAAACTGGCATGTCCCTGCCCACCAGGGATCCTTCTGCCAACACCCTCCTTTCCTATCTAAAACAAATTTGCAACATTTTAAGCATCAGAATTCTGGAGCAGAGAACACTAGCACCTGTCCCCATGAAAAGCTCTGGTTCTATAAAACagctttcctgattttttaatgctcCTAAATTTCAAGTTAGATATATTGAATTTACTTCTTTGAGACAATGTTGAAAAAGTGCTTGATAATTTGGGTTCATGCAGTCAG
Proteins encoded in this window:
- the BET1 gene encoding BET1 homolog; protein product: MRRAGLGEGVPPGSYGNYGYANSGYSACEEENERLTESLRSKVTAIKSLSIEIGHEVKTQNKLLSEMDSQFDSTTGFLVDASGSRYFTNSNESLLLLILTVAQHLSRSLKKKAGLLSVPSITAAELYNDMSK